In Papaver somniferum cultivar HN1 chromosome 9, ASM357369v1, whole genome shotgun sequence, the genomic stretch GGGGAAAAATTATGCAAGATTTCAATAAATTTCTTAACATATGAAAACCAAGAAATGAGCAgcgaaaatgaaaattttgaaacttACTGATGTGGATCCCTCTTCACTTCATAGCCCCTTCCTGAGCTGCCTCTGAAATTTCATCCATCAATTCCTCCCAAGTTGAAACTGTTAACTCATATCAACACAGTTAGaaaaaatcataaacttcaagacATCCAAAATTCAACCAACTGAATTGCAAAGCTACAAAACAACACGAATAAATTTAATCACAATAAACCTACTTACAAATAAGATATCTGCTTGAATCAGTAACAGAAAAGTTTAGATTCGCATCAAACAGAGATAATGACTTTTCAGATATACCATTGAATTATAGAGCGTCATTACATcatcaacaaaattaaaaaaaactacCCAACTAGAAATTACTTACACTAAAAACCCAAATTTCAACTTCAGCTTTGCAACAATACCCAGGAAAACTCCCAAAAGAACCCTAACCTCCAAACATtaactctcaaaaaaaaaaagatggggCGTAATCAGAACATTTTAGTACCCAATCCTTGATATTAGTATCCTCGTAAAAATTAGAATAACAACGCTGAAAGTATTGTTAAGCGTTTTCATAGCTCATCAAGAACTTAACCACACAATTTGCGAGTCTTGGAAACTCTAATAATTGCTTCATTACATTTACTTGTTCATTAGTGTGGTTAGATAGCTCTGGAGAAGCTACTATGGTTACAGTCTCAAGAAATCCAGCATACTTCAGAAAGAGTTTAATTGCAGTTAGCTCCATTGGCCCTCCTCGAAAATTTATGAATTTGATTGACTTCAGGTGTGGTAGCGAACCTTTAGGATCAAGTGACCAACAATCATCATCTTCAGGGAAGCCAATTCTCTACAACAACCAAAGCAAGAGATCAGCAAAATATGATacggcaaaaaaaaaataagttgTGATGCTAACAGATGCACAAGCTACTTAGTTTTTAAGATATGGCCCAAACAGGGGTATGCAAAAGAAAGATAATGAAAGCTAAGTGAGTTGCAAAGGAGAATGACAAGTTCAGCCTAAACCATCGTTTAACAATACAAATCGACTTGTTTTGCCACGTATGATAACACTAGTTTTCACTGAGAGAACTGAATGCCTATGCTAACCAAAAAGATATTTGTACCGCCTAGTCAAGGAGTTATCTCTATGACTGGatggtattttattttattttattttattttatttttatttaatatgTCCCAAACAGGGGTATGCAAAAGAAAGATAATGAAAGCAAAGTGAGTTACAAAGGAGATGCCAGTTTAGGAAACCAACGTTTTACAATACAAATCGACCTGTTTTGCCGCATATGGTAACACTAGTTTTCACTGAGAGAACTGCATGCCTATGCTAACCAAAAAGATATCCATTTTACTATATTGGGAGGTAAGAGGTGAGTGGCTTGCCTTAGCAAAGACAATCGATTCAAGATTAGGCCAGAGCTGGAGAAATCTGAAAAATCTTCTCAGAATCGCCGCTGAGCTGACTTCCAGATGTATCAAATTGTTAAATGCAGGCAAATCGGCTAAGAGGATATCCGCCTGACTTAGAATCTAATCattaaggaaaaaaaagaatCCCAATGCATAAGAGGAAAAACAATAGGCACGATAACATTATACTTCAGAAATGCTACATTGCTTAAAtttacaacaacaaaatcataaagaagatttgaagtattatcGCATACCTGAAAGAAGGTACCAGACCCTTTAAGAAGCTTTACATTCGCAAGCTTTTTATAAAGCTTGGTAAGGACAAATTTTTCGGCGCCATTATGTTCGCGAGATAATATGTCCATATCGGCCTCAAGTAATGACGGGAAACTGTCGATTACAAAATCTTTTGGTAAGTATTTTCCGTAACTGATGGTCGACAGATTAGGTGAACAAATCTTCATTGTAGACTCTTCAAAATAACAGTAGCTGATGTACAAGTTCTTCAGTGCAACATTTGCAATGCATAAAACTTCAGACTTCAAACTAACACAGTGTATCAAACTCAACTCTTCAAGGATGGGGCAATTAGAAACTAATTGGTTGAGCGAGAACCCATTCACAAAATTCATATGTCTTAGGCGAAGCAATTTGAGCCTTGGAAAATGAACTTTGTTTGGAACATTGAGTCTTGCCATGCCTAAGTCCAACACGGTCAACGAATCACAAGTAAATAATGATAGAGGAAAAATGAAGGGTGTTGTTGATCCTTTTGAAAGAAAAAGTTCTTCAATTTTACGCTTCACAACAATAGCAATCCAGTTATTTACTCGGGATTCATCAAAATGCTCATCCCAACTGAGACAGAATTTCTGAATTTTAGGCTTCTCATGAAGACATAAAACCCTATCCAAAAAATTCATGAACGGTTTGGATTCCTgcagcatttcttcttcatttctatAACCAACTAGAGGTCGCCACCGTCGAAAATCAAGAGTGGGGATAGAGTTTGATAAATACTTCCATCTTGTAGATAAAATGCAGGTAGACAAAGCACATTTGGTTGGAAGGAAAGAAAAAATATGATGAATCAGTGGATCGGGCAAATTACTTATCTTATCCTCTCCTCCAACACCCACATTGCTGTTGTCCAATGATATTTTGTGTTTCTTCTCCATGATTCCACTTGATTTTTTTCTGAAAAGGTAATTAAATCGGAGTCAGTGAGCGTATAAAAGAGAAAAAATTAAGCAAGTCATTGTATCAAACACATTGCATGCATGAAATGAATAATCAAAGATGCACAAAAATTTtcaatagaacaaactcttttgGATCAACAGAACAAACTTCAAATCAAATACTTGGATTCGTAgttatccagaccaaatttgacaCTCTTTGACTACTAGTACTAAGTCTTAAATTCATTCAAAATGGTTAAAAGTTGAAAAAGAGTTTAGGGTTCTGGATTTTGACCCCCTTCCTTCTCAAAAACATGAAATCAAAGTAAAGAGAGTTGAGATCAGGTTTACCTGAAGAAGGTTGTGGTGAGCAGAGATTACTCACTGTGAGAGagcgagaaagagagataacaaGGTTGCGAAACTATTGAAATGGAAGTGTGAAATTAAGAATATTTTGTTATCTGCTGCTTAACAACATCAACACTCTGTGTTTATCTCTTGCCTTCACGCTGTTGGTCTTTGTTCATTTAGCCTGTCTAAATATCACCATTGTACAAAAATACAACTTCATACCTATGAATGAATGTATTTGAAAGGTGAGATCGAGGCAGGGATGATGGAAAGATTGTATATTTGTAACTAGACAGTTTCGAACCCTTGACCGACTCAGCAAAGGAATTCCGAAACTTGTGTTTTGAATAGCTTATCTGAACATGATTGCTGTGTTGGTTAGTCCCACACTGCTCATGTTACAAAACAGAGATCGGTTTAAATAGCTTTGGCTTGGTAGTAAGCTTGTCCCTTAGGGGACATCCGATAAAATTGGAACGATACAGAGAAGATTAGCATGGCCCCTGCGCAAGGATGACACGCACAAATCGAGAAATGGtccaaatttttttggtttttttatttatttaattttttgcgGATGTCTCTAGCCAAACTTagccttttcttatttttttaattttttgcacAGGGATGACAATCACAAATTCAGAAATGGTCCAaattattttggttttctttatAATTGGTTGCCTCCTTCTACAATGATATGTTGGAGATCCGTGTCTCTAGCTAGCCAAACTTAGccttttcttatttatttaattttttgcaCAGGGATGACAATCACAAATTCAGAAATGGTCCAAAATTTTTtggttttctatataattgattGCCTCCTTCTACAATGATATGTTGGAGATCCGTGTCTCTAGCCAAACTTAGTCCCAAAAGGTGTGCTCTTACTTCATCCCTCGACGGAGAAATTTTATGAAAAGCAAACAGTTATGCATCTCGAGTAATTGTTGTTGCTGCACACATGTTCTTGTCAAAAGCTGCATCAACATCAATCTTTACAACATTCTAAGGTGGTGTTTCCCAAACTTCACTCAAGCAACCATCAGTATGATTGAAAGCTAACTGCACATCTTGGTCAGATTTTGGTTGTCCACTGTGAAAAAATTTGAAGTCATCCCAAGCTTTCTTGATTACACCTTTCTCTCGAGAATCTAATAGACTTGAATATGATTTCATTTCTCATTTTCCAAATATTCCACATCACACAAGaacccaaaaaaacaaaacacgTACCACCATCACCTATCTGTAACCACTTCATTATGATTTCCTTTGGATCTGATATCACAGAAATATCAGAAACTGATATGGAAAAACACTAAACATAGAAATTGATATTGGACAATGAAATAAACAAGTGTATAATGGTTTCAATCTGATCTGAACAAAGAGTACAATTGGCATCAATTGAAGTATTGAATCTCGCAATATTCTCCTTTAATGTTACACCGTTATGAACCAGTTTCCAAAcaaacactacaccattttaaagATATAGAAACCCGGAGCAGTCACATCGTTGCTAAATTTCCGTTGTTATATTTTCGCAACGGCACATTTCTATTTCGGATGTAGCGACAGCAGATTTTCGGTTGAGAATAGCAACGGCAAGGTGTTCATGCATGCGAACCACGCGTGTGGTCGGGAACACTTTGACGTTTTTTACTCCCAAGTCAAAGTTTGGTCActcctcttctttatttttccACCCCTTCAGCCTTATCTACCATTATACTTAGAATTTTCTCAGCCATTCTTAGCCATTTTCATTTTTCATaaccctctctttttttttctgctCCGGAAGATATTTTCTCCCCTTGATATCAACTGAAGATTCAGTTGCAGTCTCAATCTAAATCGATTTAAAATCGTTCTTCAGTTGCAGTCTTCTAAGATAACCATGGTTAAGGGGATGTTCGGTCCATGGAGGAGATGAAAGTATGAGATACGAAGAGGCTATTATGATCCTTATGAAGAAAGGATTCTACATATTCCTCCAAATGTAAAAGAAGAGGAGTGGATAGAGTTCTGTAAGAATGAAAACAATACAAAAGCATAGGAAAGCAGAGTTCAGCACAAGAGGAAAAGACAACTATATGATCACTCTCACACCTCCGGTCATAAACATCAATCTTTGGTGAAAGCTGAACTGGTATGTGTATTGATTTCAAAAATCTCAATTTATGGCCATTATGATTAGTCTCATCATTCTCTAGATTGATTAATACATATCAACTCGTCATATTTTTAAATTTAGGAGCGCGGGAATCCTGGTGTGGAAATCAGCACCTCTGATGTGTGGATTAAAGTTCATACTCAAGAGGCTGGGGAAATTATGCCTAGTGCGCAAAAATACTTTGTGAGTCGGCATACTGTTTCATCTGTACTCATATACGTACTATCTGCTAGTCATCTATGTATTTTATATTTGACAGTGTTATGCTCGACATGGCAGGATGAGCTTAAGAAGGCCCAAGAAGATATCAAGGGGAAAAAAGCTGCGGGTGTTCCTGTATCAGATTTAGATgtaatgattaaagattttcggAAGGAATATAGAGGACGGGTTCGTGTTGTTGGTCATGTTACTCGTACTCAATACGATTATTCTGCTCCTGCGTGTACCAAAGTACAAGAGTTGAAATCTAAGGATGGATCTGTTAAGTATCAGTTGGAAGACCTAGGTAACAAGGTGGGGATTTTGATCGAAGGCTTGGGATCACTATGTCACATTGTGAAGGATATCCAGTCTGCAATGTCGGGGTCAGTTGTGGCATCAAACAACAACGGTTATTTACAAGGTCATGCAGCTTCACCTGTTCAGAATAATTCTGTTGTGCATCAGAAATGATTAGTTAGGTTGGCGGTCGACCTACT encodes the following:
- the LOC113313699 gene encoding F-box protein At4g09920-like → MEKKHKISLDNSNVGVGGEDKISNLPDPLIHHIFSFLPTKCALSTCILSTRWKYLSNSIPTLDFRRWRPLVGYRNEEEMLQESKPFMNFLDRVLCLHEKPKIQKFCLSWDEHFDESRVNNWIAIVVKRKIEELFLSKGSTTPFIFPLSLFTCDSLTVLDLGMARLNVPNKVHFPRLKLLRLRHMNFVNGFSLNQLVSNCPILEELSLIHCVSLKSEVLCIANVALKNLYISYCYFEESTMKICSPNLSTISYGKYLPKDFVIDSFPSLLEADMDILSREHNGAEKFVLTKLYKKLANVKLLKGSGTFFQILSQADILLADLPAFNNLIHLEVSSAAILRRFFRFLQLWPNLESIVFAKRIGFPEDDDCWSLDPKGSLPHLKSIKFINFRGGPMELTAIKLFLKYAGFLETVTIVASPELSNHTNEQVNVMKQLLEFPRLANCVVKFLMSYENA